A section of the Bryobacteraceae bacterium genome encodes:
- a CDS encoding AMP-binding protein, whose product MKRDTLVDFFESIVRQEGAALAYDDGLRPRSHTYAQLEAAARRFAARLAEAGAGRGDRVVLWSENRPEWVAAFWGCLLRGVAVVPIDERHSEDFFARVVRITQPKAILLGEAPQPRALPPAVPVWRLEDLDWRTPAPPPPPVEIDASDIVQILFTSGATADPKGVVITHRNILANIVPVEREIRKYLHYARPFRPIRFLNLLPLSHMFGQAMAAFIPPILGGTVVFLRTQDPREIVRQIRTRRISVMVSVPRILELLREYILAVAPEAGQPAPAGERFWRRWWRYRRVHSLFGWKFWSFIVGGAALDAALEEFWGNLGFAVIQGYGLTEAAPIVALNHPFHARRGSVGKPIAGVEIRIAPDGEVLVRGPNITSGYYNDPEATAEAFEDGWLHTGDIGELDAEGRLYIKGRKKEMIVLPDGRNVFPEDVEKVLQSIGGVREAAVVGLPGAGGESVHAALVLDEGADAESVVRQANARLEEHQRIRGYTVWPEPELPRTEGTRKLKRRLIRQRLSGGAAQPAARPAEDPVAAILARYAGGRTVAPETSLDELGLSSLDRIELMVALEQQLGRTLDEAAFSSARTVAELRQLEKAPPAPPAEPFEFPRWSRTRWAHWHRVFHLNAWVLWLARVFAWVRVEGRENLEGLEPPVLFASNHQGYFDTPILFIAMPFKWRHRLAPAMRKEFFDAHFHPERFPWWKRLTNSLNYYLACLIFNAVPIPQREAGAREALRYLGELAAEGWCPLIFPEGKHSRDETVLPFLPGIGMMAARLRIPVVPIRIRGSNRVLHPDWRFPRPGIVRVKIGRPVRLEGEDHAALARQLEEIIRAL is encoded by the coding sequence ATGAAGCGCGATACGCTCGTCGATTTCTTTGAATCGATCGTGCGGCAGGAGGGCGCGGCCCTGGCCTACGACGACGGCCTGCGCCCGCGCTCCCACACCTACGCGCAACTGGAGGCCGCCGCGCGTCGGTTCGCCGCGCGTCTGGCGGAGGCGGGCGCCGGCCGCGGCGACCGCGTCGTCCTGTGGAGCGAGAATCGCCCGGAGTGGGTGGCGGCCTTTTGGGGATGTCTGCTTCGCGGCGTGGCGGTGGTGCCGATCGACGAGCGCCACTCGGAGGACTTCTTTGCGCGGGTGGTGCGCATCACGCAGCCCAAGGCGATACTGCTTGGCGAAGCGCCGCAGCCGCGCGCGCTGCCGCCGGCCGTTCCGGTCTGGCGGCTGGAAGATCTGGACTGGCGCACGCCCGCACCGCCGCCGCCGCCCGTGGAGATCGACGCCTCGGACATTGTCCAGATCCTGTTCACGTCCGGCGCCACCGCCGACCCGAAGGGCGTGGTGATCACGCACCGAAACATTCTCGCCAATATTGTTCCGGTGGAGCGGGAGATCCGGAAATATCTCCATTACGCGCGGCCCTTCCGCCCGATCCGGTTTCTCAACCTGCTGCCGCTGAGCCACATGTTCGGGCAGGCGATGGCGGCCTTCATTCCGCCGATTCTCGGCGGCACGGTCGTTTTCCTGCGCACGCAAGATCCGCGCGAAATCGTGCGGCAGATCCGCACGCGGCGCATCAGCGTGATGGTGTCGGTGCCGCGGATCCTCGAGCTGCTGCGCGAATACATCCTCGCGGTGGCGCCGGAGGCGGGGCAACCGGCGCCGGCGGGCGAAAGATTCTGGCGGCGGTGGTGGCGCTACCGGCGCGTGCACTCGCTGTTCGGTTGGAAGTTCTGGAGCTTCATCGTCGGCGGCGCGGCGCTGGATGCGGCGCTCGAAGAGTTCTGGGGCAATCTGGGATTTGCGGTGATCCAGGGATACGGGCTCACCGAGGCGGCGCCCATCGTTGCGCTGAACCATCCGTTCCATGCGCGGCGCGGCTCGGTGGGCAAGCCGATTGCGGGCGTCGAGATCCGCATTGCGCCCGACGGCGAAGTGCTGGTGCGCGGGCCGAACATCACGTCCGGTTATTACAATGACCCGGAGGCCACAGCCGAAGCGTTTGAAGACGGCTGGCTCCACACGGGCGACATCGGCGAGCTCGACGCCGAAGGCCGGCTCTACATCAAGGGCCGCAAGAAGGAGATGATCGTCCTGCCGGACGGGCGGAACGTCTTCCCAGAAGATGTCGAGAAAGTGTTGCAGTCGATTGGCGGCGTGCGCGAAGCGGCGGTGGTGGGCCTGCCGGGCGCGGGCGGGGAAAGCGTGCATGCCGCGCTTGTGCTGGATGAGGGCGCCGATGCAGAGTCCGTGGTGCGGCAGGCCAACGCGCGGCTGGAGGAACATCAGCGGATCCGCGGCTACACGGTGTGGCCGGAGCCGGAGCTACCGCGCACGGAAGGCACACGCAAACTGAAGCGGCGGCTTATCCGGCAGCGTCTGTCGGGCGGCGCCGCGCAGCCGGCGGCGCGTCCGGCCGAGGATCCGGTGGCGGCGATTCTCGCCCGGTATGCGGGCGGGCGGACCGTCGCGCCGGAGACCTCGCTCGACGAGCTCGGCCTGAGTTCGCTCGACCGCATTGAGCTGATGGTGGCGCTTGAGCAGCAGCTCGGACGCACGCTGGATGAGGCGGCCTTTTCAAGTGCTCGTACGGTGGCCGAATTGCGGCAGCTCGAAAAAGCGCCGCCGGCGCCGCCCGCCGAGCCGTTCGAATTCCCGCGCTGGAGCCGCACCCGCTGGGCCCACTGGCATCGCGTGTTTCATTTGAACGCCTGGGTGCTGTGGCTGGCGCGGGTCTTTGCGTGGGTGCGAGTGGAAGGACGGGAAAATCTTGAGGGGCTGGAGCCGCCGGTGCTGTTTGCATCAAACCACCAGGGCTACTTCGACACGCCCATCCTGTTCATCGCGATGCCCTTTAAGTGGCGGCACCGCCTGGCTCCGGCCATGCGCAAGGAGTTCTTCGACGCACACTTTCACCCGGAGCGGTTCCCGTGGTGGAAGCGGCTCACCAACTCGCTGAATTATTATCTTGCCTGCCTGATCTTCAACGCCGTCCCCATCCCGCAGCGGGAGGCGGGCGCGCGCGAGGCGCTGCGGTATCTGGGCGAGCTCGCCGCCGAGGGCTGGTGCCCGCTGATCTTTCCGGAGGGCAAGCACAGCCGCGACGAAACGGTGCTGCCCTTCCTGCCCGGCATCGGCATGATGGCGGCCCGGCTGCGGATTCCCGTGGTTCCCATCCGGATCCGCGGCTCGAACCGCGTGCTTCACCCGGACTGGCGGTTCCCGAGACCGGGCATCGTGCGCGTGAAAATCGGCCGGCCGGTGCGGCTGGAAGGCGAGGACCATGCCGCGCTGGCGCGCCAACTGGAAGAGATCATCCGGGCCCTGTAG
- a CDS encoding oxidoreductase: MSTARVRLGVAGAGVFGRNHLRVIASCERAGLAAVYDPDTERARSAAAEYGGAVCGSLEELAARCDAAVVASPTTTHAEVACRLLEAGLDVLVEKPMAASEQEARRMIEAAARHGRILQVGHLERFNPAVEAARRILRLPLFFEVHRLSVFSPRSLDIDVVADLMIHDLDLVLSMTGEEPAEIRAAGIAVLSPKPDIANVRLEFPGGCIANLTASRVSTERVRKLRFFQPRQYVSVDYTKQECLAISVGEDRQVRFEPQPVVKGEPLRRQLESFLDCVTHRTRPAVDGEAGAAALRLARRIAERIVEHGRVVAERLRAASIWL, from the coding sequence ATGAGCACTGCCAGAGTCCGCCTGGGTGTGGCCGGCGCGGGCGTCTTCGGACGCAACCACCTGCGCGTGATCGCTTCCTGCGAGCGGGCCGGGCTGGCAGCCGTTTATGACCCCGACACGGAGCGGGCGCGCAGTGCCGCGGCCGAATACGGCGGCGCAGTGTGCGGTTCGCTGGAAGAGCTGGCCGCACGATGCGACGCCGCCGTGGTCGCCTCGCCGACGACGACACACGCCGAGGTCGCCTGCCGGTTGCTCGAGGCGGGCCTCGACGTGCTGGTGGAAAAGCCGATGGCCGCATCCGAACAGGAAGCGCGGCGGATGATCGAAGCCGCGGCCCGCCATGGCCGCATTCTTCAGGTGGGCCACCTGGAACGCTTCAATCCGGCCGTCGAGGCGGCGCGGCGCATTCTGCGGCTGCCGCTGTTTTTTGAGGTGCACCGCCTCAGCGTCTTCTCGCCGCGCAGCCTGGACATCGACGTCGTCGCTGACCTGATGATCCACGACCTCGACCTGGTGCTTTCGATGACCGGCGAAGAACCGGCGGAGATCCGCGCCGCCGGCATCGCCGTGCTGTCGCCGAAACCGGACATCGCCAATGTCCGGCTGGAATTCCCCGGCGGCTGCATCGCCAACCTGACAGCGTCGCGCGTCTCCACGGAACGCGTGCGCAAGCTGCGCTTCTTCCAGCCGCGGCAGTACGTCTCAGTGGACTACACGAAGCAGGAGTGTCTGGCGATTTCCGTAGGCGAGGACCGCCAGGTGCGTTTCGAGCCGCAGCCAGTGGTCAAGGGCGAGCCGCTGCGGCGGCAACTCGAATCGTTCCTCGACTGCGTAACCCACCGCACGCGGCCGGCGGTGGACGGCGAGGCGGGCGCTGCGGCGCTGCGGCTGGCGCGGCGCATTGCCGAGCGCATCGTCGAACACGGCAGGGTGGTAGCCGAGCGGCTGCGCGCCGCGTCAATCTGGTTGTAG
- a CDS encoding DNA recombination/repair protein RecA: protein MPLDDKEKQRLLAVTLGNIEKQYGKGVIQRLGSHEAVVPVSVIPSGSISLDYALGVGGFPRGRIIEIFGPESSGKTTIALQVVAQAQKAGGMAAFVDVEHALDPIYAKKLGVDVDNLLVSQPDYAEQALEITAALISSNAIDVVVVDSVAALVPKAELDGEMGDSFVGVQARLMSQAMRKLTGIVAKSNTCLIFINQIREKIGVMFGNPETTTGGRALKFYSSVRLDIRRIAAIKDGENVTGNRTKVKVVKNKLAPPFREAEFDILYGEGISVTGDLLDTAVNLNIVDKSGSWYSYNGERIGQGRENAKQFLKDHPDVMAQLDAQVRAALGLAKPEPKAEPQPAAEPARAARASKN from the coding sequence ATGCCCCTCGACGACAAAGAGAAGCAGCGGCTGCTGGCGGTCACGCTTGGCAACATCGAAAAGCAGTATGGCAAGGGCGTCATCCAGCGGCTGGGCTCGCACGAAGCCGTGGTGCCGGTGAGCGTGATCCCGTCGGGATCGATATCGCTGGATTACGCGCTCGGCGTCGGCGGATTCCCGCGGGGGCGCATCATCGAGATTTTCGGCCCGGAGTCTTCCGGCAAGACGACGATTGCGCTTCAGGTGGTCGCGCAGGCGCAGAAGGCCGGGGGCATGGCGGCTTTTGTCGACGTGGAGCATGCGCTCGACCCGATTTATGCGAAGAAGCTGGGCGTCGACGTGGACAACCTGCTGGTCTCGCAGCCCGACTATGCCGAGCAGGCCCTGGAGATCACGGCGGCGCTGATCAGCTCGAACGCCATTGACGTGGTGGTGGTGGACTCGGTGGCGGCGCTGGTTCCCAAGGCGGAGCTCGACGGAGAGATGGGCGATTCGTTTGTCGGCGTGCAGGCGCGGCTGATGTCGCAGGCGATGCGCAAGCTCACCGGCATCGTGGCCAAGTCGAACACGTGCCTGATCTTCATCAACCAGATCCGCGAAAAGATCGGCGTCATGTTTGGCAACCCGGAGACGACCACTGGCGGGCGGGCGCTGAAGTTCTATTCGAGCGTCCGGCTTGACATCCGGCGCATCGCGGCCATCAAGGACGGCGAGAACGTCACTGGCAACCGCACCAAGGTCAAGGTGGTGAAGAACAAGCTGGCTCCGCCGTTCCGCGAGGCCGAGTTTGACATCCTTTACGGCGAAGGCATCAGCGTCACCGGCGACCTGCTCGACACGGCGGTGAATCTGAACATCGTCGACAAGAGCGGCTCGTGGTACAGCTACAACGGAGAACGGATCGGGCAGGGCCGGGAGAACGCGAAGCAGTTCCTGAAGGACCATCCGGACGTGATGGCGCAGCTCGATGCGCAGGTTCGGGCGGCGCTTGGGCTTGCCAAACCGGAGCCGAAGGCCGAACCGCAGCCGGCCGCCGAGCCCGCCAGGGCCGCGCGCGCGAGCAAGAACTGA